The following are encoded together in the Periplaneta americana isolate PAMFEO1 chromosome 5, P.americana_PAMFEO1_priV1, whole genome shotgun sequence genome:
- the ATPsynCF6 gene encoding ATP synthase-coupling factor 6, mitochondrial: MLVSQLLSNGKQVRLILRRNIGICAPVLQKASDPIQQLFIDKIREYAKKSSGAGGKLVEPTPEIQRELAAELEKVAKQFGGGEGVDMTSFPSFKFTEPQIDSINMEK; the protein is encoded by the exons ATGCTGGTTTCTCAACTTCTATCAAATGGAAAACAAGTTCGTCTCATTCTGAGGCGAAATATTGGAATATGCGCTCCAGTTTTGCAAAAAGCAAGCGACCCAATTCAGCAGCTTTTCATCGATAAAATTCGTGAATATGCCAAGAAAAGCAG TGGTGCAGGTGGAAAACTTGTAGAGCCCACACCTGAAATTCAACGAGAACTTGCTGCAGAATTAGAGAAGGTAGCGAAACAGTTTGGTGGAGGCGAAGGCGTAGATATgacatcatttccttcattcaaATTCACAG aaCCACAAATCGACTCTATCAACATGGAGAAGTAA